In Deinococcus psychrotolerans, a genomic segment contains:
- a CDS encoding DEAD/DEAH box helicase: protein MTLAVPSLSKLLPTVPVGNLILLPQVARAALFAAHAGPAVLLTTPDRLPLYEGAGKLGAPISVNPGLREWDDKKEHVVLDIQTAMDLFPAKPEDHALMFKVGRQYPREELLSRLEKLGYERLIDGRLDEIGFVLRGDTLDLYLTADPQEDQIVALRAEFFGDELDTLRELSQDGFPSEKMPQFTLAPTTEYLSEVKWDATRLELLAGRIFLDAPEFYASTLGPMTDVLWAHLLTREVSSFGRAPLILEDFTLDLVTLPYYRARLGELARDVDEWRAAGYRVLLLVRHDRTATYLAEKLLGNKEPKWLNLPRLEAGELGFLRSSGEGGFVLEQARMVVLTEDLIYGFQGGSALRGKKLSGKPVTDALGLAVGDYLIHPEHGIGQFQGLQTRTVLGVTRDYLNISYKNEASLAVPIELLPTLRRHPGTTDDPPALSSLDKSAWAKAKERARKNAEEVASKLLVQYAARQVTPGNSFAPNPEWESQIEKNFEFELTADQKTALKETLKDLEAPNPADRLISGDVGFGKTEVALRAAHRVVGAGMQVAVLVPTTLLAEQHTSVFVERFKDLPVRVEGLSRFTGDKQAKSILGDLAQGKVDIIIGTHRLLSSDIVFKNLGLIIVDEEHRFGVSQKEKLRAMRGLPEINKEGKIEIPEGVKAIDTLALSATPIPRTLYMSMVGLRDMSSIQTPPKGRKPIQTILAPFDPVTVRDAIVSEIERGGKVFYIHDRIASIGARSLYLRNLVPEARIGVAHGRMNEEELEEIMLGFEEGAFDVLVSTTIVETGLDIPEANTILIERADRLGLAQLYQLRGRVGRRSTDAYAYLFFPPRMTENASRRLWAIADLQDLGSGHLLAEKDMEIRGVGNILGEEQHGHVQAVSIDVYTEMLAEAVAKLKGEPLKAAPTVSVDLPISARLNAEYFGNDEEARISTYGRLSEARTLQAISRVERDLRKKFGPPSPEVQNFIDLAKLRLTSLARRVLSIGETMTDLQITFAYKALDYDAGGLKKFPHKTEVTTFPPSLKIQKRGIRVDDYARTLIDVLGYFG, encoded by the coding sequence GATGGATTTGTTTCCGGCAAAGCCCGAAGACCACGCCCTGATGTTCAAAGTGGGCCGCCAGTATCCGCGTGAGGAATTGCTCTCACGTCTAGAAAAACTCGGCTACGAGCGTCTGATCGATGGCCGCTTGGACGAGATCGGCTTCGTGTTGCGCGGCGACACCCTGGATTTGTACTTGACCGCTGACCCGCAAGAAGACCAGATCGTCGCACTCCGGGCCGAGTTTTTTGGCGATGAACTCGACACCCTGCGCGAGTTGAGCCAAGACGGTTTTCCCAGTGAAAAGATGCCGCAGTTCACGCTGGCCCCCACCACCGAGTATCTCAGCGAGGTCAAATGGGACGCCACCCGCCTAGAACTCCTCGCCGGACGAATCTTTCTGGACGCGCCAGAGTTCTATGCCTCCACACTTGGCCCGATGACCGACGTGCTGTGGGCGCACCTCCTGACCCGCGAAGTCAGCAGCTTTGGCCGCGCCCCGCTGATTCTGGAAGATTTCACGCTCGACCTGGTGACGCTGCCGTATTACCGCGCCCGCCTCGGTGAGCTGGCCCGCGACGTGGACGAGTGGCGGGCGGCAGGCTACCGGGTGCTGCTGCTGGTGCGCCATGACCGAACCGCTACCTACCTGGCCGAGAAATTGCTGGGCAACAAGGAGCCCAAGTGGCTGAATCTGCCGCGTCTGGAAGCGGGTGAACTGGGGTTCCTGCGCTCCAGCGGCGAGGGCGGCTTTGTCTTGGAGCAGGCCCGGATGGTCGTGCTGACCGAGGACTTGATCTACGGTTTTCAGGGCGGCTCGGCGCTGCGCGGCAAGAAACTCAGCGGCAAACCCGTCACCGACGCGCTGGGCCTGGCGGTGGGTGACTACCTGATTCACCCCGAACACGGCATCGGCCAGTTTCAGGGCCTGCAAACCCGCACCGTGCTGGGCGTCACCCGCGATTACCTCAACATCAGTTACAAGAATGAAGCCTCGCTGGCCGTCCCGATTGAACTGCTCCCCACCCTGCGTCGCCACCCCGGCACCACCGACGACCCGCCCGCGCTGAGCAGCCTCGATAAAAGCGCCTGGGCCAAGGCCAAAGAACGCGCCCGTAAGAACGCTGAGGAGGTTGCCAGTAAGCTGCTGGTGCAGTACGCTGCCCGCCAGGTCACGCCCGGCAACAGCTTCGCGCCCAATCCCGAATGGGAAAGTCAGATTGAAAAGAACTTTGAATTCGAGCTGACGGCAGACCAGAAGACGGCTCTCAAAGAAACACTCAAAGACTTGGAAGCTCCCAACCCCGCTGACCGCCTGATCTCCGGCGACGTGGGCTTCGGCAAAACCGAAGTGGCGCTGCGGGCTGCTCACCGTGTGGTGGGCGCGGGAATGCAGGTGGCGGTGCTGGTGCCTACCACGCTGCTGGCCGAACAGCATACCTCGGTCTTCGTGGAGCGCTTCAAGGACTTGCCAGTCCGGGTGGAAGGGCTGTCGCGCTTCACCGGCGACAAGCAGGCCAAATCTATCCTGGGCGATCTGGCGCAGGGTAAGGTGGACATCATCATCGGCACCCACCGCCTGCTGTCCAGCGACATCGTCTTCAAGAATCTGGGATTGATTATCGTGGACGAAGAACACCGTTTCGGCGTCTCGCAGAAGGAAAAGCTGCGGGCCATGCGCGGCCTTCCCGAAATCAATAAAGAGGGCAAAATCGAGATTCCGGAAGGCGTCAAGGCCATTGACACGCTGGCACTCTCCGCCACCCCGATTCCCCGCACGCTGTACATGAGCATGGTGGGCCTGCGCGATATGTCCAGCATTCAAACGCCTCCAAAAGGCCGCAAACCCATTCAAACCATCCTTGCACCCTTCGATCCGGTGACGGTGCGCGACGCCATCGTCTCTGAGATTGAGCGCGGCGGCAAAGTCTTCTACATTCATGACCGCATCGCCAGCATCGGCGCACGCAGCCTGTATCTGCGTAATCTGGTGCCGGAAGCTCGCATTGGCGTGGCGCACGGGCGCATGAACGAAGAGGAACTCGAAGAAATCATGCTCGGCTTTGAAGAGGGCGCGTTCGATGTGTTGGTGTCCACCACCATCGTAGAAACGGGCCTGGACATTCCAGAAGCCAACACCATTTTGATTGAGCGGGCTGACCGTTTAGGTTTGGCACAGCTTTACCAGTTGCGCGGGCGGGTTGGGCGGCGCAGCACCGACGCTTACGCCTACCTGTTCTTCCCGCCGCGCATGACCGAGAACGCTTCGCGGCGGCTGTGGGCCATTGCCGACCTTCAAGACCTGGGCAGCGGGCACCTGCTGGCCGAAAAGGACATGGAAATTCGCGGCGTCGGCAACATTCTGGGCGAGGAGCAGCACGGGCATGTGCAGGCCGTCAGCATCGACGTGTACACCGAGATGCTGGCCGAAGCGGTCGCCAAGCTCAAGGGCGAGCCGCTCAAGGCCGCGCCGACGGTCAGCGTTGACTTGCCGATCAGCGCCCGCCTCAACGCCGAGTATTTTGGCAACGACGAGGAAGCCCGTATCAGCACTTACGGGCGGCTCTCGGAGGCCCGCACCTTGCAGGCCATCAGCCGCGTCGAGCGCGACCTCCGCAAGAAGTTTGGCCCGCCCAGCCCCGAAGTCCAGAACTTCATTGACCTCGCCAAGCTGCGGCTGACTTCCCTGGCAAGGCGCGTGCTGAGCATCGGCGAAACCATGACCGACCTGCAAATCACCTTCGCGTACAAGGCGCTGGACTATGACGCGGGCGGCCTCAAGAAATTTCCGCACAAAACAGAAGTGACCACCTTCCCGCCGTCGCTCAAGATTCAGAAACGCGGCATCAGGGTGGATGATTACGCGAGGACTTTGATTGATGTGTTGGGGTATTTTGGGTGA
- the glmU gene encoding bifunctional UDP-N-acetylglucosamine diphosphorylase/glucosamine-1-phosphate N-acetyltransferase GlmU: MTLTQSEDLMTPDVAQRPLDVVVLAAGAGTRMRSALPKMLHEVCGRPMVAWAVKAARDVGARDIVVVTGHGADQVEAALAGPEVRFARQGEQLGTGHAFLLGAAKLRGDADVLVLYGDSPMLSVETLNALRDVHLSEHNALTVLSSRLDDATGYGRIVRGESGDVERIVEQKAATPEELRLTEFNSGVYLMDARAPELAAQIGNDNAAQEYYLTDLLALYHQQGARVAAYCIPDPSEVMGANDRVQLAELARLMQRRINERHMRAGVTLRDPATAYIEDTVTIAPDVILEPGVVLRGQTDIGTGAVIGAYSSLTDTQLAARVQIRPHSVLEGARVGEGSDVGPFARLRAGAVLDTGVHIGNFVEVKNSHLAAGVKAGHLAYLGDASIGAESNIGAGTITANFDGVNKHRTQIGAGVFIGSNATLIAPVTLGDAAFVAGGSTVSADVPEGAMAVGRGTQRNIGGWSLRYWKRMERQVAQKLPWLSAWLSRQD; the protein is encoded by the coding sequence ATGACCCTAACTCAATCTGAAGATTTGATGACTCCTGATGTCGCCCAGCGCCCGCTTGACGTGGTCGTGCTGGCCGCTGGAGCCGGAACCCGAATGCGCTCGGCCCTGCCCAAGATGCTGCATGAAGTGTGTGGCCGCCCGATGGTCGCTTGGGCCGTCAAAGCCGCCCGCGACGTGGGGGCACGCGACATCGTGGTGGTCACGGGTCACGGCGCAGATCAGGTGGAAGCCGCCCTCGCTGGGCCAGAGGTGCGTTTCGCTCGGCAGGGTGAGCAGCTCGGCACCGGACACGCCTTCTTGCTGGGCGCGGCCAAACTGCGCGGCGACGCCGACGTGTTGGTGCTCTACGGCGACAGCCCAATGCTGAGCGTGGAGACGCTGAACGCCCTGCGTGATGTTCATTTAAGTGAGCACAATGCCCTGACGGTACTGTCCAGCCGCTTAGACGACGCCACTGGCTACGGGCGCATCGTGCGCGGTGAGAGCGGTGACGTGGAACGGATCGTGGAGCAAAAAGCCGCCACCCCCGAGGAACTGCGCCTGACCGAGTTCAATTCTGGGGTCTACCTGATGGACGCCCGCGCTCCCGAGCTCGCTGCTCAGATCGGCAACGACAACGCCGCGCAGGAATATTACCTGACCGATCTGCTGGCCCTCTACCATCAGCAGGGCGCGAGGGTGGCGGCCTACTGTATTCCCGATCCCAGCGAAGTGATGGGAGCCAATGACCGCGTGCAGCTCGCTGAACTCGCCCGCTTGATGCAGCGGCGCATCAATGAGCGCCACATGCGGGCGGGCGTCACCCTGCGTGACCCGGCCACCGCCTACATCGAAGACACCGTCACCATCGCCCCCGATGTCATTCTCGAACCCGGTGTGGTGCTGCGCGGCCAAACCGACATCGGCACGGGAGCCGTGATCGGCGCGTACAGCAGCCTGACGGATACCCAACTCGCCGCCCGCGTCCAGATCAGGCCCCACAGCGTCCTTGAGGGAGCGCGGGTCGGCGAAGGCAGCGACGTGGGGCCGTTTGCCCGTCTGCGTGCCGGTGCAGTGCTCGATACGGGCGTGCACATCGGCAATTTCGTGGAAGTCAAAAACAGCCACCTCGCGGCGGGCGTCAAAGCGGGCCACCTGGCTTATTTGGGCGACGCCAGCATCGGAGCCGAGAGCAACATTGGGGCTGGAACCATCACCGCCAACTTCGACGGCGTCAACAAACACCGTACCCAGATCGGCGCGGGGGTCTTTATCGGCAGTAACGCCACCCTGATCGCTCCCGTGACTCTGGGAGACGCGGCGTTCGTGGCGGGCGGCAGCACCGTCAGTGCCGACGTGCCGGAAGGAGCGATGGCGGTGGGGCGCGGCACCCAGCGCAACATCGGAGGCTGGAGCCTGCGCTACTGGAAAAGGATGGAGCGTCAGGTGGCCCAGAAATTGCCCTGGCTCTCGGCCTGGCTCTCGCGGCAAGACTAG
- the tatA gene encoding twin-arginine translocase TatA/TatE family subunit, protein MEVILIVLVVVLLFGAKKIPEIAKGLGQGIKEFKSTSKDTTTDTTVVTPRRDSDV, encoded by the coding sequence ATGGAAGTCATTTTAATTGTACTGGTCGTCGTTTTGCTGTTCGGAGCCAAGAAGATCCCTGAAATTGCCAAAGGCCTCGGCCAGGGCATCAAGGAGTTCAAGTCCACCAGCAAAGACACCACCACGGACACCACTGTAGTGACCCCGCGCCGCGACAGCGACGTCTAA
- the tatC gene encoding twin-arginine translocase subunit TatC, translated as MTKLNAGASAPIFDHLEELRRRIIYSLLFLVVGAGIAWTKVPQIILLLKEPLTYTNLYKADKLQLVATGLTEQLIFSFTIALWAGLALALPFILHQIWLFIAPGLYPNERKYGGPFIVGAGLSFVAGIAFCYYMILPPMVKFLVDFLGGTVGAIFSIGQYMGQIITLLISFGLCFEIPILAVILTRIGIVNHMLLGKVRKYAFLVCLILAAIITPTPDPINMSIAAAPLYLLYELGVLLSRVFRVRPSDALESGNPT; from the coding sequence ATGACCAAACTCAATGCCGGTGCCAGCGCCCCGATTTTTGATCACCTCGAAGAGTTGCGCCGCCGCATCATTTACAGCTTGCTGTTTTTGGTGGTCGGGGCGGGCATCGCTTGGACGAAGGTGCCGCAGATCATCTTGCTGCTCAAAGAACCGCTGACTTACACCAATCTCTACAAAGCCGACAAGCTCCAACTGGTTGCCACTGGCTTAACCGAGCAGCTTATTTTCAGCTTTACCATCGCCCTGTGGGCCGGGCTGGCGCTGGCACTGCCGTTCATCTTGCACCAGATCTGGCTGTTCATCGCGCCGGGTCTGTATCCCAACGAGCGCAAGTACGGCGGCCCCTTCATCGTCGGCGCAGGGCTGAGCTTCGTCGCTGGCATCGCGTTTTGCTACTACATGATCCTGCCGCCGATGGTCAAGTTTCTGGTGGACTTTCTCGGCGGTACGGTGGGCGCGATTTTCTCGATTGGTCAGTACATGGGCCAGATCATCACGCTGCTGATCTCGTTCGGCCTGTGTTTCGAGATTCCCATTCTGGCGGTCATCCTGACCCGCATCGGCATCGTCAACCACATGTTGCTCGGCAAGGTTCGCAAATACGCTTTCCTGGTCTGCTTGATCTTGGCCGCCATCATCACCCCGACGCCCGATCCGATCAACATGAGTATCGCCGCCGCGCCGCTGTACCTGCTTTACGAACTCGGCGTGCTGCTCTCGCGGGTGTTCCGGGTTCGTCCGAGCGACGCTTTGGAGTCAGGCAATCCCACTTGA
- a CDS encoding bifunctional 3-deoxy-7-phosphoheptulonate synthase/chorismate mutase: MNHNDLPVPDASGQNLPSIEDLRAQIDSINDDLIRLISRRAQLAAEIGHIKTLEGRPHHYDPAREERQLKYIEEVNPGPFTAAALKSIFKEIFRASLDLEEANDKKQLLVSRKQQSADTVLDIKGVRIGGNGPPIIIAGPCSIEGEEQMESTAAFLAAKGVKILRGGAYKPRTSPYGFQGMGIDGLILGAGAAREQGMLFVTEVMDTRDVEVVAEYADILQIGSRNMHNFALLREVGRSGMPVLLKRGFAATIEEWLYAAEYILAEGNKQVILCERGIRTFEKWTRNTLDLSAVALAKQETHLPVFVDVTHAAGRRDLLIPLAKAALAVGADGLHVEVHPSPATALSDNEQQLDFAGYEAFDAAIKPLMGVLSVKS; encoded by the coding sequence ATGAACCACAACGATTTGCCGGTGCCGGATGCCAGCGGCCAAAATCTGCCGAGTATTGAAGATCTCCGTGCCCAGATCGACAGTATCAATGACGATTTGATTCGCCTGATTTCGCGCCGTGCCCAGCTCGCCGCCGAGATCGGCCACATCAAGACTCTGGAAGGCCGCCCGCACCACTACGACCCGGCCCGTGAAGAGCGGCAGCTCAAATACATTGAGGAAGTCAACCCCGGCCCTTTCACGGCAGCGGCGCTCAAGTCTATTTTCAAAGAGATCTTCCGGGCCAGCCTCGATCTGGAAGAAGCCAACGACAAAAAGCAGTTGCTGGTCAGCCGCAAGCAGCAAAGCGCCGACACCGTTCTGGACATCAAGGGCGTGCGAATCGGTGGAAACGGGCCGCCAATCATCATCGCTGGGCCGTGCAGTATCGAGGGCGAGGAGCAGATGGAAAGCACCGCCGCTTTCTTGGCGGCCAAAGGCGTCAAGATTTTGCGCGGCGGAGCGTATAAGCCGCGCACCAGTCCTTACGGCTTTCAGGGCATGGGCATCGACGGCCTGATTCTGGGTGCTGGCGCGGCCCGCGAACAGGGAATGCTGTTTGTCACCGAGGTGATGGACACCCGCGACGTGGAAGTGGTTGCCGAATACGCCGACATCCTGCAAATCGGCTCGCGGAACATGCACAACTTTGCTCTGCTGCGCGAAGTGGGCCGCAGCGGAATGCCGGTGCTGCTCAAGCGCGGGTTCGCCGCCACCATCGAGGAGTGGCTCTACGCCGCCGAGTACATTCTGGCTGAGGGCAACAAGCAAGTCATTTTGTGTGAGCGCGGCATTCGCACCTTTGAGAAATGGACGCGCAACACCCTCGACCTCTCGGCAGTGGCGCTGGCCAAACAAGAAACCCACCTGCCGGTCTTCGTGGACGTGACCCACGCGGCGGGGCGGCGCGACCTACTGATTCCGCTGGCGAAGGCTGCCCTGGCGGTGGGCGCAGACGGCCTACACGTCGAAGTCCACCCCAGCCCCGCCACTGCCCTCTCCGACAACGAGCAGCAACTCGATTTCGCAGGCTACGAAGCCTTTGACGCCGCCATCAAGCCGCTGATGGGTGTGTTGAGCGTCAAGAGCTGA
- a CDS encoding MOSC domain-containing protein codes for MNSRHSEGRNGDAPVGQVRAVSRSGAHEFSKPLQPSIRLLAGLGVEGDAHSGVTVQHRSRVAADPSQPNLRQVHLLHAELFEELAAQGFEVSAGQLGENVTTLGLDLLALPVATRLHLGGEAVVEITGLRNPCAQIERFGAAQRSGLLAAVLGRDDSGQLIRKAGVMGVVLRGGEIKAGDDIRVEWPPQPWTKLDWV; via the coding sequence ATGAACAGCCGTCACAGTGAAGGTCGCAACGGAGACGCTCCTGTTGGGCAGGTCAGGGCCGTCAGCCGGAGCGGCGCACATGAGTTCAGCAAGCCGCTGCAGCCGAGCATCCGTTTGCTGGCGGGCCTCGGGGTGGAGGGGGATGCCCACAGCGGCGTGACGGTTCAGCACCGCTCACGCGTGGCCGCCGACCCGTCGCAGCCCAATTTGCGTCAGGTTCATTTGCTTCACGCCGAACTTTTCGAAGAACTGGCCGCGCAGGGATTTGAGGTCAGTGCCGGGCAACTCGGTGAAAATGTAACGACATTGGGGCTGGATTTGCTGGCGCTGCCCGTCGCTACGCGCCTGCATCTCGGCGGCGAAGCGGTGGTGGAAATCACTGGGCTGCGAAACCCCTGCGCTCAGATTGAACGGTTCGGCGCTGCCCAGCGCTCCGGTCTGCTGGCCGCCGTGCTGGGCAGAGATGATAGCGGCCAGCTGATTCGCAAAGCAGGCGTCATGGGTGTGGTGCTGCGGGGCGGCGAAATCAAAGCGGGCGACGACATCCGGGTGGAGTGGCCGCCGCAGCCGTGGACAAAGCTGGACTGGGTCTGA
- the hpf gene encoding ribosome hibernation-promoting factor, HPF/YfiA family — MHIYKLSGRNVDVTDALRDYVESKLTRLDRFNGQITDARVTLTVRDVRDASRRNRVEVQLNVPNGIIRAEEHNADMYAAIDKAGDVLERQLRKFKTKIMRHRNDATLDAAAPAQADSSGDDVSEFNPEIVRQKRFDMRPMSAEDAVTQMEALGHDFYVFLNMTTDSCGVVYRRKDGHYGLIEPS, encoded by the coding sequence GTGCATATCTACAAGCTGAGCGGACGCAATGTTGACGTGACCGACGCCCTGCGCGACTACGTGGAGAGTAAGCTGACGCGGCTCGACCGATTTAACGGTCAGATTACCGACGCCCGCGTGACCCTTACCGTCAGAGACGTACGGGACGCTTCACGCCGCAATAGGGTCGAGGTTCAGCTCAACGTGCCCAACGGCATTATCCGCGCCGAGGAACACAACGCCGACATGTACGCCGCCATCGACAAGGCCGGTGACGTGTTGGAGCGGCAGCTGCGCAAGTTCAAAACCAAAATTATGCGCCACCGCAACGACGCGACGCTTGACGCTGCAGCGCCTGCGCAGGCTGACAGCAGCGGTGACGATGTCAGCGAATTTAACCCTGAGATCGTGCGGCAAAAGCGCTTCGATATGCGCCCGATGTCTGCCGAGGACGCCGTGACTCAAATGGAAGCGCTCGGCCACGACTTTTACGTCTTTTTGAACATGACCACCGATTCCTGCGGAGTGGTCTACCGCCGCAAAGACGGCCACTACGGACTGATTGAGCCGAGCTGA
- a CDS encoding bifunctional riboflavin kinase/FAD synthetase, with protein MTNLKTYLSPSQRPDTETVVAVGSFDGLHLGHQALLARLKERARHYHVPSVVYTFDPPTRVFTQGVEFLSTLPEKLELLSRYGIDEVIAVPFTAEFAARPKTDFLDDLRSLRPRSIVVGEDFYFGKGREGSTEDLRQVSRDVIALPMHSLGGEDIKSTRIREFLRSGNVESAQRFLGRRYSAQGVVVQGDQLGRTIGFPTANVQVAGGKALPRGVFAVRVQVESGGTSQTYSGMANIGSRPTVSGLTLRFEVNLLDFESDLYGKELQVKFFHFIRAEQKFGGLDELKAQLKRDQDATRELLKDS; from the coding sequence GTGACCAACCTCAAAACCTACCTCTCTCCCAGCCAGCGCCCCGACACCGAGACGGTGGTGGCTGTCGGTTCGTTTGACGGCCTGCACCTCGGCCACCAAGCGCTCCTGGCCCGCCTCAAGGAACGCGCCCGCCATTACCACGTGCCGAGCGTGGTCTACACCTTCGACCCGCCCACCCGCGTCTTTACGCAGGGTGTGGAATTTTTGTCCACCTTGCCGGAGAAGCTGGAACTGCTCTCGCGCTACGGCATCGACGAAGTCATTGCCGTGCCATTTACAGCCGAGTTCGCCGCCCGGCCCAAGACCGATTTTCTGGATGATCTGCGGAGCCTGCGCCCACGCTCGATCGTGGTGGGTGAGGACTTTTATTTTGGCAAGGGCCGGGAGGGCAGCACCGAGGATTTGCGCCAGGTCAGCCGCGACGTGATCGCGCTGCCGATGCACAGTCTGGGCGGTGAGGACATCAAAAGCACCCGCATCCGCGAATTTCTGCGCTCCGGCAACGTGGAGAGCGCTCAGCGCTTTCTGGGCCGCCGCTACAGCGCTCAGGGCGTGGTGGTGCAGGGCGATCAGTTGGGCCGCACCATCGGCTTTCCAACGGCCAATGTGCAAGTCGCCGGGGGCAAAGCGCTGCCCCGAGGTGTCTTTGCGGTGCGGGTGCAGGTCGAATCTGGCGGAACCAGCCAAACGTACAGCGGCATGGCCAACATCGGCAGCCGCCCCACCGTCAGCGGCCTCACGCTGCGCTTTGAAGTCAACTTGCTCGACTTCGAGAGCGATTTGTATGGCAAAGAACTGCAAGTCAAGTTCTTCCACTTTATCCGCGCGGAGCAGAAGTTCGGCGGCTTGGACGAACTGAAAGCGCAACTGAAACGGGATCAAGACGCAACACGGGAGCTACTCAAAGACAGTTAG
- a CDS encoding NUDIX domain-containing protein, protein MSDQSGTKSIYSGRVVSLEVQDGKWEIVRHAPAVSILLQNESGELLCVKQFRHAVNAYTTEVPAGLIDAGETPEAAARRELQEEAGLDADMTLLTQFYSSPGFSDEELFIFKATNARESRLEMDEDEDIEVVWLRPETILSGLRDGSIKGSAATVTAALLALTGAPPASGMGAKVDQQGGDQQGRGQEGKGQEGRH, encoded by the coding sequence ATGTCAGATCAGAGCGGCACCAAGAGCATTTACAGCGGGCGAGTCGTCAGCCTTGAAGTGCAGGACGGCAAATGGGAGATCGTGCGGCACGCTCCGGCAGTTTCCATCTTGCTGCAAAACGAGTCGGGTGAGCTGCTGTGCGTCAAGCAGTTTCGTCACGCCGTCAATGCCTATACCACCGAAGTTCCCGCAGGCCTGATCGACGCGGGCGAAACCCCCGAAGCCGCTGCCCGCCGCGAGCTGCAAGAGGAAGCCGGCCTCGACGCCGATATGACCTTGCTGACTCAATTTTACTCCAGCCCCGGCTTTAGCGACGAGGAACTGTTTATCTTCAAGGCCACCAACGCCCGCGAGTCGCGCTTGGAGATGGACGAAGACGAGGACATCGAAGTGGTGTGGCTCAGGCCTGAAACGATCTTGAGCGGCCTGCGCGACGGCTCCATTAAGGGTAGCGCGGCCACCGTCACCGCCGCGCTACTGGCCCTGACAGGTGCGCCGCCCGCCAGCGGGATGGGCGCAAAGGTGGATCAGCAAGGCGGGGATCAACAGGGACGAGGGCAGGAAGGCAAAGGGCAGGAAGGGCGGCACTGA
- the ftsZ gene encoding cell division protein FtsZ — protein MQAARIRVIGLGGAGNNAVNRMIESGLEGVEFIAGNTDAQVLAKSHAEVRIQLGDRLTRGLGAGANPEVGEKAAMEDRERIKEYLEGTDMLFITAGMGGGTGTGSAPVVAEVAREMNILTVGIVTRPFKFEGPRRSKVAEEGIIKLQERVDGMIVVNNEKLLTAIDKKVAIRDAFLIADRVLYYGVKGISDVINVEGMINVDFADVRNLLSNAGAVLMGIGSGRGDKLAEEAATSAINSPLLERGVEGARRILVNVTGGYDLSMNDAHEIVEKIRDATGYDDPDMLFGVSFDENAGDEVRVTVIATGFNEAQTALSSGRLDPIPSPSSTIRTSSRGQSQYDPKDYDIPAFLRQVDRG, from the coding sequence ATGCAAGCGGCCAGAATTCGTGTAATCGGCCTCGGTGGAGCAGGAAACAACGCCGTCAACCGCATGATTGAGTCGGGACTCGAAGGCGTGGAGTTTATCGCCGGAAACACCGACGCGCAGGTGTTGGCCAAAAGCCACGCCGAAGTCAGAATCCAACTCGGTGACCGCCTGACCCGTGGGCTGGGCGCTGGAGCCAACCCCGAAGTCGGCGAAAAAGCGGCCATGGAAGACCGTGAGCGCATCAAAGAGTACTTAGAGGGCACTGACATGCTCTTTATCACGGCGGGCATGGGCGGCGGCACCGGCACCGGCTCGGCTCCGGTGGTGGCCGAGGTCGCCCGCGAAATGAACATCCTGACGGTGGGCATCGTGACCCGGCCCTTCAAATTCGAGGGGCCGCGCCGCAGCAAAGTCGCTGAGGAAGGCATCATCAAGCTTCAGGAACGGGTCGACGGCATGATTGTGGTCAACAACGAAAAGCTGCTGACCGCCATCGACAAGAAAGTCGCCATCCGCGACGCCTTCCTGATCGCTGACCGGGTGCTGTACTACGGTGTCAAGGGCATCAGTGACGTGATCAACGTCGAAGGCATGATCAACGTGGACTTCGCCGATGTCCGCAACCTCCTTTCCAACGCGGGCGCAGTGCTGATGGGCATCGGCTCGGGGCGCGGCGATAAACTGGCCGAGGAAGCCGCCACGAGCGCCATCAACAGCCCGCTCCTCGAGCGCGGCGTGGAAGGAGCGCGACGCATTCTGGTCAACGTGACCGGCGGCTACGACCTCTCGATGAACGACGCCCACGAAATCGTCGAGAAGATCCGTGACGCCACCGGCTACGACGACCCCGACATGCTGTTCGGAGTGAGCTTTGACGAAAATGCGGGCGATGAAGTGCGCGTCACCGTGATAGCCACCGGCTTCAACGAAGCGCAAACCGCACTCAGCAGCGGGCGACTCGACCCGATTCCTTCTCCGTCCTCGACCATCCGCACATCTTCACGCGGCCAGAGTCAGTATGATCCCAAGGACTACGACATCCCGGCGTTCCTCCGTCAGGTTGACCGGGGCTAA